TTCATGGCCGACCTCCACGATTCACGTCCATCACGGCTGACATGTTGGCCGTCGTCATATTCCGCGGATGAGTCGAGATTTGCCGTCAAGTCATGGAAAGTCCACGGCAATCTTGAAAGCGGGCGCGCTCGGAAGCAAACGGAATCGGATCCGGAAGAGCGCCGCAGTGCGACAGGATTGCTGACCCGGAACTCTGTTCTTGGCCGGAGAACCACGGGCTATTTGATTGAGATTCGTGGAAAATTAGCCATACGGTGCGGCTTTCCGCGGATCTCAGGCTCTTCGAGTTCCGTCGGCACGTCGCTGAAGCGGCGGCCGCGGAGTCGGGATGACGACCTCGCGCCGGCGAGGCTGGCGCATTCGGCAAAATAGAATCAACCTCGCGTCGCTCGGCGGCACGTGCCTTGCTTTGCCTCGTGACGGTCCACAGCGAGGGCACGCGTCATGCTCGGCATTCCCCGACGCTTCAGTCATTTCGTCTTCGGCATCATCCAGTCCGGCCTCACCTCGCTGATCGCGGCGGCCATTGCCAGCTTTCCGGCCGCTGAAGCGATGCTGTTCGTCCAGCACTGGCTGCTCTCGTGGCTGATCGCCTGGGTCACGATGCTGCCGATCGTGCTGCTGGCAGCGCCCGCGATCCGTTCATTCTCGCTGCGGCTCACGCGCGAGGAGGGGAGCGCATGATCTGAGCGCTGCGGACGAAAAAACCCCGCCGGGGGAGAGCCCGGCGGGGCAAAGGTTATTGGAGGCTGAGGTGCTGGGCTGCAACACCATAGCCACGTAACCCTAGCCGGCTCAGCTTACGGCAGCCTGACACGCCGGCGGTGCGGATCAGAAGCGGGAGCCGCCGCATCGCCGCGGGCGGATGGCAAACAGAAAACCCCGCTCGGGGTGGAGCGGGGTCGACTGGGTATGGAGGCTCGATGTTGGTCCACCGAGCAGGATCACGCTAGAAGAGTCGGCTTACAGGCGCCTTACGGCTCGCACGATCGCAGCGCCTGAAGCGCCCCATACCGCCTCGCGCCGGTCCCAATTTGGACACCCGATTGCACAACTAGGGACACACAAGTCGGTGACATTCTGATCATTCGGCAAAGCCATGGGGGAAACGTGGCATGCCGATAACGGGGTGGCATCATGGATAAGGTTGAGCGGTCTTTCGCCGCCGCGACGGC
The DNA window shown above is from Bradyrhizobium sp. CB1650 and carries:
- a CDS encoding DUF2798 domain-containing protein — protein: MLGIPRRFSHFVFGIIQSGLTSLIAAAIASFPAAEAMLFVQHWLLSWLIAWVTMLPIVLLAAPAIRSFSLRLTREEGSA